A section of the Rhizobium sp. BG4 genome encodes:
- the ugpC gene encoding sn-glycerol-3-phosphate ABC transporter ATP-binding protein UgpC produces MTGLSLKEIRKSYGSVDVLHGIDLEINQGEFIVFVGPSGCGKSTLLRMIAGLENITGGDMYIDGQHVNDVPPSKRGIAMVFQSYALYPHMTVFDNMAFGMKIAGESKQEIDRRVRAAAESLQLTKYLDRLPKALSGGQRQRVAIGRAICRNPKVFLFDEPLSNLDAALRVATRIEIARLNEQMADTTMIYVTHDQVEAMTLADRIVVLSAGHIEQVGAPLELYERPANLFVAKFIGSPAMNIIPAVVAEAGSATTVTLTGGKSVTLDIATAASEKGKSASFGVRPEDLIIASGDDYLFEGEVSIVEALGEVTLLYIEGLVQGEPIIVKLPGTIDIKKGQKMRFSADRQKLHLFDAEGRTYRR; encoded by the coding sequence ATGACAGGACTGTCGCTTAAGGAAATTCGCAAGTCATACGGTTCCGTGGACGTGCTCCACGGCATCGACCTTGAGATCAATCAGGGCGAGTTCATCGTTTTCGTCGGTCCTTCCGGCTGCGGCAAGTCTACGCTGCTGCGCATGATTGCCGGCCTCGAAAATATCACCGGCGGCGACATGTATATCGACGGCCAGCACGTCAATGACGTGCCGCCGTCGAAGCGCGGCATTGCCATGGTCTTCCAGTCCTACGCGCTCTACCCGCACATGACTGTCTTCGATAATATGGCCTTTGGCATGAAGATCGCCGGTGAGAGCAAGCAGGAGATCGACCGCCGCGTACGTGCCGCCGCCGAAAGCCTGCAGCTCACCAAATATCTCGACCGCCTCCCGAAGGCGCTCTCCGGCGGTCAGCGCCAGCGCGTCGCCATCGGCCGTGCCATCTGCCGCAACCCGAAGGTCTTCCTCTTCGACGAACCGCTGTCGAACCTCGACGCGGCCCTTCGCGTCGCAACCCGTATCGAGATCGCCCGTCTGAACGAGCAGATGGCCGATACGACGATGATCTACGTCACCCACGACCAGGTCGAGGCGATGACGCTGGCGGACCGCATCGTCGTTCTCTCAGCTGGCCATATCGAACAGGTCGGCGCCCCGCTCGAACTCTACGAGCGTCCGGCAAACCTCTTCGTCGCCAAGTTCATCGGCTCGCCGGCCATGAATATTATCCCGGCTGTCGTTGCCGAGGCCGGTAGCGCCACGACGGTGACGCTCACCGGCGGCAAGTCGGTCACGCTCGATATCGCAACGGCGGCATCGGAGAAGGGCAAGTCGGCAAGCTTCGGCGTGCGCCCCGAGGATTTGATTATCGCCTCGGGCGACGACTACCTGTTCGAGGGCGAAGTCTCGATCGTCGAAGCGCTCGGCGAAGTGACGCTGCTTTATATCGAAGGCCTCGTTCAGGGCGAACCGATCATCGTCAAGCTGCCCGGCACCATCGACATCAAGAAGGGTCAGAAGATGCGGTTCTCAGCCGATCGCCAGAAGCTGCATCTCTTCGATGCCGAAGGCCGCACCTATCGCCGCTGA
- a CDS encoding alpha-glucosidase, whose amino-acid sequence MSVASQPQLADDKDWWRGAVIYQIYPRSYQDSNGDGIGDLKGITARLPHVASLGADAIWISPFFTSPMRDFGYDVSDYENVDAIFGTLVDFDTLIAEAHRLGIKVMIDLVISHSSDQHPWFVESRSSRTNAKADWYVWADAKPDGTPPNNWLSIFGGSAWAWDPTRMQYYMHNFLTSQPDMNLHNPEVQNRLLDVVRFWLKRGVDGFRLDTINFYFHDKQLRDNPALAPERRNASTAPAVNPYNFQEHIYDKNRPENLEFLKRFRAVLEEFPAIAAVGEVGDSQRGLEIVGEYTSGNDKMHMCYAFEFLAPDPLSPDRVEEVMKDFGRAAPDGWACWAFSNHDVMRHVSRWGSLVSDHDAFAKQYASLLMTLRGSVCLYQGEELGLTEADLAYQDLQDPYGIQFWPEFKGRDGCRTPMVWDSQVAQGGFSTVKPWLPVPVEHILRAVSVQQGDENSVLEHYRRFLAFRKQFPAFAKGEIAFADPQGDALIFMREYGNEKLLCVFNMGAAETAVALPEGNWQALTGHGFTSNNYGGKIDIPAWGAYFARLA is encoded by the coding sequence ATGAGCGTGGCATCTCAACCCCAACTGGCTGACGACAAGGACTGGTGGCGTGGCGCGGTGATCTATCAGATCTATCCGCGCTCCTACCAGGACTCCAACGGCGACGGCATCGGCGACCTCAAGGGCATCACCGCCCGGTTGCCGCATGTCGCAAGCCTCGGCGCCGACGCCATCTGGATCTCGCCCTTCTTCACATCGCCGATGCGCGACTTCGGTTACGACGTGTCGGATTACGAGAATGTCGATGCGATCTTCGGCACGCTCGTCGATTTCGACACGCTGATCGCCGAGGCCCATCGCCTCGGCATCAAGGTCATGATCGATCTGGTCATCTCGCACTCGTCGGACCAGCATCCCTGGTTCGTCGAGAGCAGATCGAGCCGCACCAATGCCAAGGCCGACTGGTATGTCTGGGCGGATGCGAAGCCGGATGGCACGCCGCCGAACAACTGGCTGTCGATCTTCGGCGGCTCCGCATGGGCGTGGGATCCGACGCGCATGCAGTATTACATGCACAACTTCCTGACCTCGCAGCCGGACATGAACCTTCATAATCCGGAGGTGCAGAACCGCCTGCTCGATGTCGTGCGCTTCTGGCTGAAGCGCGGCGTCGATGGCTTCCGCCTGGATACGATCAACTTCTACTTCCACGACAAGCAGTTGCGCGACAACCCGGCGCTGGCGCCTGAGCGCCGCAACGCTTCCACTGCGCCGGCCGTGAACCCCTATAATTTCCAGGAGCATATCTACGACAAGAACCGCCCTGAAAATCTCGAGTTCCTGAAGCGCTTCCGCGCCGTGCTCGAAGAGTTTCCGGCGATCGCCGCCGTCGGCGAAGTCGGCGACAGCCAGCGCGGCCTGGAGATCGTCGGCGAATATACGTCCGGAAACGACAAGATGCATATGTGCTATGCCTTCGAGTTCCTGGCGCCCGATCCGCTGTCGCCCGACCGCGTCGAAGAGGTGATGAAGGATTTCGGCCGTGCGGCGCCCGATGGCTGGGCCTGCTGGGCCTTCTCCAACCATGACGTCATGCGCCATGTCAGCCGCTGGGGCTCGCTGGTATCCGATCACGATGCCTTCGCCAAGCAATATGCCTCGCTGTTGATGACGCTGCGCGGTTCTGTCTGCCTCTATCAGGGCGAAGAACTCGGGCTGACCGAAGCCGACCTCGCCTATCAGGATCTGCAGGATCCCTACGGCATCCAGTTCTGGCCGGAATTCAAGGGTCGCGACGGCTGCCGGACGCCGATGGTCTGGGATAGCCAGGTCGCTCAGGGCGGTTTCTCCACGGTCAAGCCGTGGCTGCCGGTTCCGGTCGAGCACATCCTGCGCGCCGTCAGCGTTCAGCAGGGCGACGAGAACTCGGTGCTGGAGCACTACCGCCGCTTCCTCGCCTTCCGCAAGCAGTTCCCGGCCTTTGCCAAGGGCGAGATCGCCTTTGCCGATCCGCAGGGTGACGCGCTGATCTTTATGCGCGAGTATGGAAACGAGAAGCTGCTTTGCGTTTTCAATATGGGCGCTGCCGAAACCGCCGTGGCGCTGCCCGAGGGCAACTGGCAGGCGTTGACGGGTCACGGCTTCACCAGCAATAACTACGGTGGGAAGATCGATATTCCGGCGTGGGGCGCATATTTCGCCCGGCTCGCCTAA
- a CDS encoding carbohydrate ABC transporter permease: MTATASFFKIGPARLFVHACVLLIVIIWLIPTLGIFVSALRDKDQIVVSGWWTSFAGSTRTVAARVGGVDQQKQEGATYVIAGNLLQGQEGHSLTAFGTRVQQPSAYKAGETADLGEGLSLQVNADGSYRYSKPAAFTDDDAGRRVYVAVSTPPEFTLDNYRTVLTGEGIGQSFINSLTVTIPATIIPILIAAFAAYALSWMEFPGRALLIALVVGLIVVPLQMSLIPLLRLYNQVGMLLDAPSKTYPGIWLAHTAFGMPLAIYLLRAYIAGLPKEIIESARVDGASDFEIFVKIVLPLSFPALASFAIFQFLWVWNDLLVAMVFLGTDRQHLVLTGALNALLGSRGGNWEILTASAFVTIIVPLCVFFALQRYLVRGLLAGSVKGG; this comes from the coding sequence ATGACTGCGACTGCAAGCTTCTTCAAGATCGGCCCCGCCCGTCTGTTCGTTCACGCCTGCGTTCTCCTGATCGTAATCATCTGGCTGATCCCGACGCTCGGCATCTTCGTCAGCGCGCTGCGCGACAAGGACCAGATCGTCGTCTCCGGCTGGTGGACCTCCTTTGCCGGCTCGACCCGCACGGTCGCCGCCCGCGTCGGCGGCGTCGACCAGCAGAAACAGGAAGGCGCGACCTATGTGATCGCGGGCAACCTGTTGCAGGGCCAGGAAGGTCATTCGCTGACCGCCTTCGGCACCCGCGTCCAGCAGCCCTCCGCCTACAAGGCCGGCGAAACCGCCGATCTCGGCGAGGGCCTGTCGCTGCAGGTCAATGCCGATGGTAGCTACCGCTATTCCAAGCCGGCTGCCTTTACCGATGATGATGCCGGCCGCCGCGTCTATGTCGCGGTCTCGACGCCGCCGGAATTCACCCTCGACAATTACCGCACCGTTTTGACGGGCGAGGGGATCGGCCAGTCCTTCATCAACTCGCTGACGGTGACCATCCCGGCAACGATCATCCCGATCCTGATTGCGGCTTTCGCGGCCTATGCGCTGAGCTGGATGGAATTCCCCGGCCGCGCGCTGCTGATCGCGCTCGTCGTCGGCCTCATCGTCGTGCCGCTGCAGATGTCGCTGATCCCGCTTCTGCGGCTCTACAATCAGGTCGGCATGCTGCTCGACGCGCCGTCCAAGACCTATCCCGGCATCTGGCTGGCGCATACCGCCTTCGGTATGCCGCTCGCCATCTATCTGCTCCGCGCCTATATCGCGGGGCTGCCGAAGGAGATCATCGAGTCCGCCCGCGTCGATGGCGCCAGCGATTTCGAGATTTTCGTGAAAATCGTTTTGCCCTTGTCCTTCCCCGCGCTCGCGTCCTTCGCGATCTTCCAGTTCCTGTGGGTGTGGAACGACCTGCTCGTCGCCATGGTCTTCCTCGGCACCGACAGGCAACACCTCGTGCTTACAGGTGCGCTCAATGCGCTCCTCGGTTCGCGCGGCGGCAACTGGGAAATCCTGACGGCCTCGGCCTTCGTCACCATCATCGTGCCGCTCTGCGTCTTCTTCGCGCTGCAACGGTATCTGGTGCGCGGCCTGCTGGCGGGCTCGGTCAAGGGCGGTTGA
- a CDS encoding sugar ABC transporter permease produces MLSQIVSALGVVVVAVFACSAYFYFSNKILDLALPVKDGDIRAASRNLNRRGLIRPWLFIGPALLLLVVYLVYPVVATLILSFYDRSGVNFVGFANYQWALGDREFRQSIFNNILWLAVVPAACTFFGLVIAVMTDRIWWGNIAKSIVFMPMAISFVGASVIWKFIYEYRGGNDVQIGLLNAIVQLFGGTPEVWISVPFWNNFFLMVILIWIQTGFAMVILSAALRGIPEETIEAAVIDGANGWQIFWRIMVPQVWGTIAVVWTTITILVLKVFDIVLTMTNGQWQTMVLANLMFDWMFRGGGDSGRSAVIALIIMLAVTPIMVWNVRRANRELGGH; encoded by the coding sequence ATGCTATCGCAGATAGTTTCCGCTTTGGGCGTGGTGGTCGTGGCGGTTTTCGCCTGCTCGGCCTACTTTTATTTCTCGAACAAGATCTTGGATCTGGCGCTGCCGGTGAAGGATGGCGACATCCGCGCCGCATCGCGCAATCTCAATCGCCGCGGCTTGATCCGCCCCTGGCTGTTCATCGGCCCGGCGCTGCTTCTGCTCGTCGTCTATCTCGTCTATCCCGTCGTCGCGACGCTGATCCTGTCGTTCTATGATCGCTCGGGCGTCAATTTCGTCGGCTTCGCCAACTATCAGTGGGCGCTGGGCGATCGCGAATTCCGCCAGTCGATCTTCAACAACATCCTCTGGCTTGCCGTCGTACCCGCCGCCTGCACCTTCTTCGGGCTCGTCATCGCCGTGATGACCGACCGCATCTGGTGGGGCAATATCGCCAAGAGCATCGTCTTCATGCCGATGGCGATTTCCTTCGTCGGCGCCTCCGTCATCTGGAAGTTCATCTACGAATATCGCGGCGGCAACGACGTCCAGATCGGCCTGCTGAACGCTATCGTCCAGCTCTTCGGCGGCACGCCCGAAGTCTGGATCTCGGTTCCCTTCTGGAACAATTTCTTCCTGATGGTCATCCTCATCTGGATCCAGACCGGCTTCGCCATGGTCATCCTCTCGGCTGCCCTTCGCGGCATTCCCGAGGAGACGATCGAGGCCGCCGTTATCGACGGTGCCAATGGCTGGCAGATCTTCTGGCGCATCATGGTGCCGCAGGTCTGGGGCACGATCGCCGTCGTCTGGACGACCATCACCATTCTCGTCCTCAAGGTCTTCGACATCGTTCTGACGATGACCAACGGCCAGTGGCAGACCATGGTGCTCGCCAACCTGATGTTCGACTGGATGTTCCGCGGAGGCGGGGATTCCGGCCGAAGCGCCGTCATCGCGCTGATCATCATGCTGGCCGTGACGCCGATCATGGTCTGGAACGTCCGCCGCGCCAACCGCGAACTCGGAGGCCACTGA
- a CDS encoding ABC transporter substrate-binding protein, with protein MKKIFLMGVAAAALFAGSVSAADLKFPPGQDAKFNWKSYDEFKASHADLKGQPLTIFGPWRGEDEAFFRSILAYFTEATGIEATYSSSENYEQQIVIDTQAGSPPNVAILPQPGLLADLASKGFLTPLGDDTSKWVKDNYGAGDSWVGYGTYKGKDGKEGFYAFPYKADVKSLVWYVPENFKEAGYKVPTTMEELFALTDQIVKDGGVPWCIGLGSGGATGWPATDWIEDIMLRTQKPDVYDKWTTNEVKFTDPAVVAAIEEFGKFAKNEKYVDGGVAAVASTDFRDSPKGLFAVPPKCYLHHQASFIPSFFPEGTKLGQDADFFYMPTYASHADLGKPVLGAGTLVSIAKDSKTARAFVDFLKTPIAHEVWMAQSSFLTPYKGVSTAAYANEQMKREGEILTTATTFRFDGSDLMPGKIGAGAFWTGMVDFVGGKSAEDTGKEIQAAWDAIK; from the coding sequence ATGAAAAAGATTTTTCTGATGGGCGTCGCTGCGGCGGCGCTTTTTGCAGGTAGCGTCTCTGCTGCCGATCTCAAGTTTCCTCCGGGGCAGGACGCCAAGTTCAACTGGAAGAGCTACGACGAATTCAAGGCATCGCATGCCGACCTCAAGGGTCAGCCGCTGACGATCTTCGGACCGTGGCGCGGCGAAGATGAAGCCTTCTTCCGCAGCATTCTTGCTTATTTCACCGAAGCGACCGGCATCGAAGCCACCTACTCGTCCTCGGAAAACTACGAGCAGCAGATCGTCATCGACACCCAGGCCGGTTCGCCGCCGAACGTCGCGATCCTGCCGCAACCGGGCCTTCTTGCTGACCTCGCCAGCAAGGGCTTCCTGACGCCGCTCGGCGACGATACCTCGAAGTGGGTCAAGGACAACTACGGCGCCGGCGACAGCTGGGTCGGCTACGGCACCTACAAGGGCAAGGACGGCAAGGAAGGCTTCTACGCATTCCCTTACAAGGCCGACGTGAAGTCGCTGGTCTGGTATGTGCCTGAAAACTTCAAGGAAGCGGGCTACAAGGTCCCGACGACCATGGAAGAGCTCTTCGCGCTCACCGATCAGATCGTCAAGGACGGCGGCGTTCCGTGGTGCATCGGTCTCGGTTCTGGCGGCGCGACCGGCTGGCCGGCGACCGACTGGATCGAAGACATCATGCTGCGCACGCAGAAGCCTGACGTCTACGACAAGTGGACGACGAACGAAGTGAAGTTCACCGATCCGGCCGTCGTTGCTGCGATCGAGGAATTCGGCAAGTTCGCCAAGAACGAGAAGTATGTCGATGGCGGCGTTGCAGCCGTGGCTTCGACCGACTTCCGCGACAGCCCGAAGGGCCTCTTCGCCGTTCCGCCGAAGTGCTACCTGCATCATCAGGCCTCGTTCATCCCGTCCTTCTTCCCGGAAGGCACGAAGCTCGGCCAGGACGCCGACTTCTTCTACATGCCGACCTATGCCTCGCATGCCGATCTCGGCAAGCCGGTTCTCGGTGCAGGCACGCTGGTCTCTATCGCCAAGGACTCGAAGACGGCCCGCGCCTTCGTCGACTTCCTGAAGACCCCGATCGCTCATGAAGTCTGGATGGCTCAGTCGAGCTTCCTGACGCCTTACAAGGGTGTCAGCACCGCGGCTTACGCCAACGAGCAGATGAAGCGCGAAGGCGAAATCCTGACCACTGCCACGACCTTCCGCTTCGACGGTTCGGACCTGATGCCGGGCAAGATCGGCGCCGGCGCCTTCTGGACCGGCATGGTCGATTTCGTCGGCGGCAAGTCTGCCGAAGATACCGGCAAGGAAATCCAGGCTGCCTGGGACGCCATCAAGTAA